The following proteins are encoded in a genomic region of Spirosoma sp. SC4-14:
- a CDS encoding LytTR family DNA-binding domain-containing protein produces the protein MTLTCIAVDDEPLALGLVCAFIEKTPFLELKGRYSSAVEALQGLLQQPVDVIFLDIQMPDLTGLELARVLERSHRGTHKTRIIFTTAFDHFALDGFRVDALDYLLKPFNYEEFLRAASKARHYFELIQRPESAPAPLVTIPISPADATDDYLFLKVEYQLVRVAYGDILYIEGLKDYVKVYRQTDPDRPLLSLTSLKALEEKLPSRRFMRIHRSYIVALEKINSITRNSVQIGSAVIPVSDQYKEPFGQFISKWI, from the coding sequence ATGACCCTGACTTGTATTGCTGTCGATGATGAACCCCTTGCACTGGGACTCGTTTGTGCCTTTATTGAAAAAACTCCTTTTCTGGAGCTGAAAGGTCGGTATAGTAGCGCGGTAGAAGCCTTACAGGGGTTGTTACAACAACCTGTCGATGTGATTTTTCTGGATATACAGATGCCCGACCTGACAGGGCTGGAACTAGCCAGAGTACTGGAACGAAGTCACCGCGGAACCCATAAAACCCGCATTATTTTCACCACTGCCTTCGATCACTTTGCTTTGGATGGGTTTCGGGTCGACGCCCTGGATTATTTGCTGAAGCCATTCAATTATGAAGAATTTTTGCGGGCGGCCAGCAAAGCCCGTCACTATTTCGAACTGATTCAGCGTCCAGAATCAGCTCCTGCACCACTGGTTACGATTCCGATTAGCCCAGCCGATGCTACTGACGATTATTTGTTCCTAAAAGTGGAATATCAGTTGGTGCGGGTGGCCTATGGTGATATACTGTATATTGAAGGATTAAAAGATTACGTAAAAGTTTATCGCCAAACCGATCCCGACCGGCCGCTGTTATCGCTGACAAGCCTGAAAGCATTGGAAGAAAAATTGCCTTCCCGCCGGTTCATGCGCATTCACCGGTCATATATTGTAGCGTTGGAGAAAATAAACTCAATCACACGCAATTCTGTCCAGATTGGGTCGGCCGTCATTCCGGTCAGTGATCAGTACAAAGAACCCTTCGGACAATTTATCAGCAAATGGATATGA
- a CDS encoding adenylosuccinate synthase, with the protein MVDVLLGLQWGDEGKGKIVDVLAPQYQVVARFQGGPNAGHTLEFNGFKHVLHQIPSGVFRDDILNIIGNGVVLDPIVFKKEIDGLAKFNLPLTANLQISKKASIIIPTHRLLDAAYEQAKGESKIGSTLRGIGPAYQDKVARQGLRVGDILSPNFPAKYNKLVALHKVILEQNNYDYATILPDAEAEFFAAVEFMKQFQLTDSEYAVNQALTDNRKVLAEGAQGSLLDIDFGSYPFVTSSNTMTAGACTGLGIAPRQIGEVFGIFKAYCTRVGSGPFPTELSDETGEKIRQEGREFGATTGRPRRCGWLDLPALKYAIMINGVTQLVMMKVDVLNIFEEIQVCTHYQLADGTLTEQLPYDLCDTAVTPVYKSFKGWQTDLANIHSFDEMPAELAAYVSFLEETLSLPISFISTSPDREAIIHRQAVGSL; encoded by the coding sequence ATGGTAGATGTTTTATTAGGCCTCCAGTGGGGCGACGAAGGAAAAGGTAAAATTGTGGACGTGCTGGCGCCACAGTATCAGGTTGTTGCCCGTTTTCAGGGGGGACCCAATGCCGGACACACGCTTGAGTTCAACGGATTTAAGCACGTTTTACACCAGATTCCTTCTGGGGTATTCAGAGACGATATTCTGAATATCATTGGCAATGGGGTTGTGCTCGACCCCATTGTGTTTAAAAAAGAAATTGACGGGCTGGCCAAATTCAACCTGCCACTTACGGCCAACCTCCAGATTTCCAAGAAAGCCTCGATCATCATTCCAACCCATCGTTTGCTGGATGCTGCCTATGAACAGGCCAAAGGGGAATCGAAAATTGGCTCTACCCTCCGCGGTATCGGTCCTGCCTATCAGGACAAAGTAGCTCGTCAGGGCTTACGCGTTGGTGATATCCTGTCGCCAAATTTCCCGGCTAAATACAACAAACTGGTCGCTTTGCACAAAGTAATTCTGGAACAGAACAATTACGATTATGCAACAATATTGCCAGATGCTGAAGCTGAGTTTTTTGCCGCTGTCGAATTCATGAAACAGTTCCAGCTAACGGATAGCGAATATGCAGTGAATCAGGCGCTTACCGACAATAGAAAGGTACTGGCCGAAGGAGCTCAGGGATCGTTGCTCGACATCGATTTTGGTTCGTATCCGTTTGTTACCTCATCCAATACCATGACGGCCGGAGCCTGTACGGGACTGGGTATTGCTCCCCGGCAAATTGGCGAAGTGTTTGGTATTTTCAAGGCCTATTGTACTCGCGTGGGTAGCGGTCCATTCCCTACTGAGCTTTCCGATGAAACTGGCGAGAAAATCCGTCAGGAAGGCCGTGAGTTTGGAGCAACAACCGGCCGCCCACGTCGGTGCGGCTGGCTCGACCTACCTGCGCTAAAATATGCCATCATGATCAACGGCGTTACGCAACTGGTAATGATGAAGGTCGATGTTCTGAATATTTTCGAAGAAATTCAGGTTTGTACTCACTACCAGCTTGCCGACGGCACACTAACCGAGCAATTGCCTTATGACCTGTGCGACACGGCTGTGACGCCGGTATACAAATCATTCAAAGGCTGGCAAACCGACCTGGCCAACATTCATTCCTTCGATGAAATGCCTGCTGAGCTGGCCGCTTATGTCTCATTTCTGGAAGAAACGCTTAGCCTGCCTATCAGTTTTATATCGACCAGCCCCGACCGCGAAGCCATCATCCATCGGCAGGCGGTAGGGAGTTTGTAG
- a CDS encoding histidine kinase, translated as MASTLFSRRYVSVLIHVLGWILLGFSLFFFPSFNSDIQLPQMFWVRQVLFFGLMIGMFYLNALILVPRLLLRSQTGKYVMALILVACMALILVACMEYGFNLPVQMHRAFHPDGTGKPKYYGWIQPTLFTVILILGISTSIALVQKWQADANLRLALEQAKTTSELSFLKAQINPHFFFNTLNNIYALTLIDVETAREALHRLSRMMRYVLYETQAGTTLLSKEIDFLSDYIQLMQLRLTDKVTVTLDTPSPLHDQSIAPMLFLPFVENAFKHGVSTLDKSRIFIRIQQTDHQVLMDVRNTLFPQKAPSLEVGNGIGLVNTRRRLDLLYPDQYSLHIEEQNPAGEYQVQLMLTLS; from the coding sequence ATGGCTTCTACTCTTTTTTCCCGTCGCTATGTTTCGGTACTAATTCATGTACTGGGCTGGATTTTACTGGGGTTTTCGCTGTTTTTTTTCCCTTCGTTCAATTCTGATATTCAGCTTCCCCAAATGTTCTGGGTGCGTCAGGTGTTATTTTTTGGCCTGATGATTGGCATGTTTTACCTGAATGCCCTGATTTTGGTTCCCCGGTTGTTGCTGCGCAGTCAAACGGGAAAATACGTAATGGCTCTGATTCTGGTTGCCTGCATGGCTCTGATTCTGGTTGCCTGCATGGAATATGGGTTTAACCTGCCCGTTCAGATGCACCGTGCTTTTCATCCCGACGGAACCGGAAAGCCAAAATATTATGGATGGATTCAGCCGACACTCTTTACGGTTATCCTGATTCTTGGTATTAGTACCAGCATTGCGCTGGTGCAAAAATGGCAGGCCGATGCTAACCTCCGGCTGGCTCTGGAACAGGCAAAAACAACATCTGAACTATCTTTTCTGAAGGCGCAGATTAACCCCCATTTCTTTTTCAATACACTCAACAATATTTATGCGCTGACGTTGATCGATGTTGAAACGGCTCGCGAAGCGCTTCATCGGCTCTCCAGAATGATGCGTTATGTGTTATATGAAACCCAGGCCGGTACAACCTTACTTAGTAAGGAAATCGATTTTTTGAGCGATTACATTCAGCTTATGCAGCTTCGGTTAACTGATAAGGTAACCGTTACCCTGGATACGCCCTCACCCTTACATGACCAATCGATTGCCCCCATGCTATTTTTGCCTTTTGTTGAAAATGCCTTTAAACATGGGGTTAGTACACTTGATAAAAGCCGCATTTTTATTCGTATTCAACAAACGGATCATCAGGTACTGATGGATGTACGCAATACGTTGTTTCCACAAAAAGCTCCGTCGCTGGAGGTTGGTAATGGTATTGGGCTGGTCAATACACGCCGTCGGCTTGATCTGTTGTATCCCGATCAGTATTCGCTGCATATCGAAGAACAGAATCCGGCTGGCGAATATCAGGTTCAACTTATGCTGACCTTATCATGA